Genomic window (Lynx canadensis isolate LIC74 chromosome D3, mLynCan4.pri.v2, whole genome shotgun sequence):
GCCGGGCCCCTCAGCgtggggtgcaggggtggggctgacTGGTGTACCACGAGGCTGGGCACAGTGGGGACAGCATGTGGATCATAGCGAGAGGCCTCCATCCCTGCACCCGTGCTCTGAACCCCAGGGCCAGCGAGAGGGATGGCGGCTCCGGCGAGAGGGAAACGGCGTGCAAGTGGCCCGCTGAAGCTCCCGGGCCATCTCACTCACCATTCAGGTCCATCCAGCTCTGCTCGGTGAAGCTGAGCACCTCCTGGTTCAGCAGCACTTGTAGGACCCCTGCCCCGCCAGCCAGCCGGACCTCTACCACGTCCGAGTTGCCCTCCTGGACAGCCACGGCCGTCAGCCCTGTGCCTCGGTCCCGCGTGCCTGGGGTGGCAGGTGCAGAACACTGTCTGCTCAGCTCCAGCCTCCCTCCCGGGAtgaccctgagccacccagggcccacGGGCCCCGGCCTCACCCTCAGGCGTTGTCCCGGGCTCGGCCCGCCCCTGCACCCTTAGGTTGGTCAGCGTCGCCTCCAGCAGCACGTACTCGCCACGCCCATTGAACGTGAAGTTGGCACCATCGAAAGTGATGAAGTGTGGGTCCCCgaaggcagaggctggggagagcagagggtCAGGTGGGCctgcctggcctggccctgcTCGGGGCCCAGCCGCGGCTGGCACCCACCTAGGCGCGGTGGCCGGTAGCTTCGACAGTCACTGGAGGGCCGTCGCCGCATGTATCGGGAGCAGTCGGGTGCCCACAGACAGCAGTGGTAGAAGCTGATGACATCGTAGAGCCAATGGGAGAGACCAGGCACACGGGGTGGTGTGCGGAATGGGGGCGCACCCCAGTCGTGGCCACGGTCCGGGGTGCTGCCGCCAGTTGAGTCAGCCGTCAGGAGCTGTGTGCCTGCCGCCGTGTAGCAGCACTGCTGGCCAGAGGCGtaccgggggctgggggggtggggtggggggacgggtcAGGGCTGCTGTGGGGACCGTGCCCCacagccctgccccctgccccagcctcccacTGCGGGGCTCACCTGGCTTGCACGGAGCGCACGCAGTGCACGGCACCCGGATGGTAGGTACACACGCTGCCACGCTCAATGTCACAGCCGTAGTCTGTCTACAGAGCAGGATGTTGCTGTCACCGGGGCTGGCCTCAGGCTCCGTCAGCCCCTCGCTGGGAGTCAACCCCTGAGGGCCCTCGGACCCCAGCCGCACCTCCCAAGGGCCTCtacttccccaccccacctcctgggCGGGTGCCACCGTGCGTGTAGTGGGGACAGctggccccacctgcccccaacATCTCCCGTGCCCTGACCCGGGTAAGGGCTTACATGGAAGCGGCCAGAGTCAGCCTGGGCCTGAGCCAGCGTGCAGGGGCAGTCAGGCAGCTCCTCCAGGAAGTTGGGCAGTTGGTCCTCCAGCTCCTCCCAGGCCAGGCACTGGGCGCGGGCCCAGGCCACAGGGTCCTCCTGGAAGTCGTCACCCAGGTGCCAGGCTAGCGCGTGCTCATTGCTCCAGAGTGCGTGCACATCCCTGCAGGGGCCACGCACTCACTGAGGGctgcacccaccctccccacccccagctctggcTTCCCTGTGCAGCACAGGGAGGAGCCGCGGACAGACCCGCCAGCCCGTCCTCTTCATGGCCGCTGGCCCTTACTTCTCTCCCGCGTAGTATTTGCTGTTGATGATCCGAAGTGCACCCACTTCCCATCTCTGGTATTTCTGAGGTGCGGGTTTTGGAGTGAAGGTGAAGAAGCCGGAGTTGGGGATGTTTGTGACCAAAGGGTACAGGTATGACCACTTTGCTGTCCACTCCCCTGAATATGGCTTCCCTGAGGGAGAAAAGGCCTTTTTCAGCGCTGGGGCTCCTCCAAAGAGCCCCGAGGCAGAGGAGAGACCAGTTCCCTAGCACGCACAGGGCAGCCTGACAGATGGACAGATAAACAGATGATTCCCATAGGAAGGCCTGCCCTGCTGCTCCAGCAAGGACCCTGGCTCAAGTGACCaccatctcctcctcccccacgcTAGGGTCACAGCCCATGCTCGAGGCCAGGCTAGCAGTCCAGGGGCTTGGAGAGGATGGGCGGAGCAAGCTTTTCTGTTTCCCAGAGCTGGGGATGTCCATACCTGCTTCCCGGAGCTGGACCCCAAACAGCTAGGgatccccagcctcccctcccccaccccactcccacccagtCCCCTTTCTTGCCTGTACTTTTCTTGCTCGAAATCCCCACCTGGGATTTGGCCCTacctggaattctctttctcccacctctGCAAGCCCCAAACTCCCAACCCTACTGGCCTACAGAGCTCCTCCGTCAGTCCAGCCATTGGCCGGCCTCACCTGTCTCCTCATAACCCCACAGCTCGATGGTGACAGTCTCCGTGGGCAGAGCCGAGGCTTGCCAGGTCAGGGTGAGGTTCCCTGTGGTGTCGGCAGTGCCATAGTATTGCCATTGCGTCTCATTCACCAGCTGGCTCTTCTCTGTCTCCGACACTTTGCTGGGGTGcactgggtgggaggggaggggtgagcgGAGGCCCGAGGCCCAGGGGCTCTGAGAGCTGGGGGTGCCTCCCAAGGATAAAGCGTGGCAGTCCCATTAGAGCAATGACTCCCCCAGACCCTCAAGTGAGGAAAGGACAGAGGCCATGGGAGAGGCTGCCCTCTGTTGCCCAGGTCTCCACCTGGCTTCCCCCGTCCCCTGGCCTGGCTGGGGACTCCTGAAGCCCCCACTCCCTCTGGGCTGGGTCCCCTGTGTGGACgtcagggggtggggagaggagctggagaaCCCACGCCCCTGTGGTCGGGCGCGCCTCCAAAGGGACTGGTTAAGCCAGAGAAGCAGGGCATGGTTGGCAGGCAAGGTGTGCATAGATTAGCGCTAGGGAAAGTCCCTGTTGGGGAACCGAGGCCCAGGAAGCTGGGGCTCAccggccagccaggtgcccgaaCGCGGGAAGGAGCGACCATTGTCCATCGAGAGTGTGAAGGGGATACGGCCCGTCTCATACAGCAAGGGTGACACACAGTGCACATGTCCAGAGGAGTCCACGTGCCCGAGGGTCTGGATGCTCTCTTTAAACCTGTGGGGGGCCGGAGGTGGCAGGAAAGCCTGGGCCAGGGTGGGCTGACCCTCTCCGAGGCCTGGGCTCCTGACCTCCTCCCTGGGGGACCCAACCAGCCAGCTGTCCCTGGGTCCCCAGCATGCAGGGAGCCCCTCGGGCCTCCCACCTGCAGATCACACCATCAGTGGGGTTAAACCAGTTGAGGTGCTGCACTACAAAGTCCTTGCCACCCATCATAGAGCCGGAGTAGGGCGAGATTTCCAGGCAGAAGTCCCGAAAGTCCGAGCAGCAGGTGTTCAGGCCGGAGCAGGTTGGGTGGCAGGAGCAGAGCCCATCCCGGTCTCCACAGCGGTGGGAGCAGGTCCCCTTGGCacctggaggagagggagggcccTGAGTGCCTGGCTGCCCCACGGGCAGGCCTCGAATTTATTTTCCTGGAGCCCATTAGAGAGAAGCATCCCCAGGAGAATGCCAGCCGGGATCGCACTACCCACCAAGGGAACACAGTGGAAACCCACAGGGCCTGTGGGGGAGGGATTCTTGGTACAAATGATCTAGCAGTTGCCTGAATGATTAGCTAGAACAAGAAGAGATAAGGGGAAATGTCTCTAGACAAACTTTTGCAGTATCAAGAGGAGCCCCCTGGGCAGGAATGACCTTCTGCCACCAAGTCCTGGAAGACCACAGCCTCAGATGGCCAGCAGTGGCTGAGCCCTTGACGTGGGCGGGGGACCCTTCTCTATTCACTGAAGGGTCAATAGACCGAGCCTGGAGGACAGTCTGGGGTCTGGGAAGGTAGCTACTAAGAGGCCCATTGGAGGCCTGGCAAGGGCTGATGTCCGGGCTTGGCGTGCTCCATCTCACTTCGCCAGGCAGCACCAGCTCACCGACCGTGGCCCCGGAAGGAGCCCCACCCTTAAGGGAGAGGGCAAGGGGTGCTCCCTTCCTCTGAGGGGAGTGGAAGGACATCTCCAGCAGAGGGCCCAGCAGGGCCAGTGTGAAGGAGAAGCTGGTTTGGTGTGGGGCTGTGGACATCAGGCCTAGGCTCTTACCACCGTGGGGACCTATGACAGGGCCATATTTTCAGGGAATCCATCCCTCTGCGGCGGGACGTGGCTGGGCAGATTGGAGGGTGGAGACTGAGCTGGGGTACAGATGCCAAGGCAGGATCACCCGTCCCACCTGGCCTTTCCCTGTGACCCTATCAAAGAGGGCCAGTCAAGGGCTGGGACTGgacctgagccaccccagtgacCCCATTtcacccagtgcagggcttggcACTCGAGAgcatcaataaacatttattgacgGAGGGAGGATGTGATGGCccaagggagtgggggaggaggctgAGTGATGCCAGTAAGTGAGATAAGTGGCAGAAGGGTGGTGGCTTTTACCCAAGATGGGAgataggggtggggtggggggctggggagcctgTCACTTCCAGCCCAGTCCAGCCTGAGGCTCTGGAGTAGGAGCTTTCCCCCAGATTTCTCAGGTTCAGCCCCACCCTAATAAGGACCCACAATCCTTCCTCTTGCCTGACAGGGGGCTTAGTGGGACTGGGGGTCCTCCACGTGTGAGCACATCCTCGTGCAGGCCAAGGGCTCTCCTGAGCCCACCACTCTCCTCTAGACCACTTCCCTCCCAGGCAGCCAGCACCTCCCAGCTCCTAGCGGGTTTAGGGTGGGCACAGCTGACTCTCCATCCTGCCAGCAGCCCCTGGACCCTAGGATCCCCAGAATTTCTTCTCACAACCCCCAGTACAGTCCCAGATGGCCTGACAGATGGAGGAGGCTGAGCAGAGGGGTGTCCGCCCTGGGCCTGGCTGcagcaggcagacagacagacggacagaggCAAGAAGGGCAGGGTCGGGGCGTACCTGCTGCAGGCCCGGGGCCTGGGCCTGGGACTGtcgccagcagcagcagcagcagggcccagagcaggaggggcagctTCATGGTGCGGCCTGAGTCTGCAGCCTGCAGCGCAGCAGTGGCTGGGAGCCTGCAGGCCGGCTCACTCCCCACtggcctggccccgccccgccccgcacaCAGCGCAGCCGCCCCGCCCCGTCCCGTCTCGtcctgccccgccccaccccaccccacccggtTCCCCTCTCAAAGTCCACAGGTGCCCTCGTGGGCTGGTAGGGCCCAACCTGCGCTGTTAGCACATTCCTGGCCCGCCAGCCCAGGACGCGGGGGAGGGGGCCCGAGCCTCCAGCTATTGGACCTCTCTGGCACTCGGGGATCTGGATGTCCAGAGGCCACAACCCAACCTAGACCACCGGATCCCACCCCAGGTCAAGCCCCGGGGCGGGCGGCCAGGGTGGGGCTCCGCTGGGGATGGGACTTGGCCCGGTGGGTTAGGCCCGGTGGTCCTTAGAATCTCTGGATTCCAGCACCCTGGGGGCCCTCAGCCCCAGATCTCCCAGCTCCCTGCCTCAGCTTCCCTGCCGGGAGCAGGTAGTCCCAATTCCTCCCCCAAgcctggcagggagagggagcaagTAACTTCCTGCTGATCACTGGCTTGTGTGGGTactgaaggagggaggggaggaggggatccCTTTCTGAGGGAGG
Coding sequences:
- the SUSD2 gene encoding sushi domain-containing protein 2; translated protein: MKLPLLLWALLLLLLATVPGPGPGPAAGAKGTCSHRCGDRDGLCSCHPTCSGLNTCCSDFRDFCLEISPYSGSMMGGKDFVVQHLNWFNPTDGVICRFKESIQTLGHVDSSGHVHCVSPLLYETGRIPFTLSMDNGRSFPRSGTWLAVHPSKVSETEKSQLVNETQWQYYGTADTTGNLTLTWQASALPTETVTIELWGYEETGKPYSGEWTAKWSYLYPLVTNIPNSGFFTFTPKPAPQKYQRWEVGALRIINSKYYAGEKDVHALWSNEHALAWHLGDDFQEDPVAWARAQCLAWEELEDQLPNFLEELPDCPCTLAQAQADSGRFHTDYGCDIERGSVCTYHPGAVHCVRSVQASPRYASGQQCCYTAAGTQLLTADSTGGSTPDRGHDWGAPPFRTPPRVPGLSHWLYDVISFYHCCLWAPDCSRYMRRRPSSDCRSYRPPRLASAFGDPHFITFDGANFTFNGRGEYVLLEATLTNLRVQGRAEPGTTPEGTRDRGTGLTAVAVQEGNSDVVEVRLAGGAGVLQVLLNQEVLSFTEQSWMDLNGMFLSAAAGDSVSIMLSSGAGLEVSVQGPFLSVAVLLPEKFLTHTRGLLGTLNDDPTDDFTLRNGKVLPLSSSSRELFRFGADWAVENASSLLTYDSWFLVNNFLYQPKHDHTFQPLFPEETTPNPSQATEAAELCGDNHFCRFDVMATGSLSVGNATRMAHQWHQHRVQSLKPVRSCGWLAPPPNGLKEGISYLMGSTVHFHCNSGYSLVGAEASTCQADGTWSRPTPVCQPGRSYAVLLSIIFGGLAVVALVALVYVLLRRRKSNMASWGSQP